TGATCTGTTTCAAAAAGTAATAGTAAGACCAGAGGTAGATTTTACTAAACTAGAAGAAGTATTTGTGGTAAAAATATCCGAGTAGCACTTTAAGGAAGAGCTACACTAACAAATAATTTAAAGGGAGAAAGTACCATTTATAAAACCATAAAATTAGAAAATAACTTAAGAATCATAGCAGAAGAAATGCCTTATGTAGAGTCAACGGCAATTGTTTTCGGAATAGGAACTGGATCAAGGTATGAAAAACAAAAACATCAAGGAATTTCTCACTTAATCGAACATATGTTGTTTAAAGGTACCAACAAGAGAAAGGATACTTTTGAAATATCTCAGGCTATAGAAGGTATTGGCGGAGAGATAAACGCTTCTACTTCTAAAGAGATAACTTATCTATATGCCAAAGTTCCCAAGGAACAATTTGAAGTTGCTTTTGAGGTGTTAGCCGATATCATAATAGATTCATTAATAAGAGAAGAAGACCTTCGTGTGGAAAAAAACATAATAGTCGAAGAAATTAAAAAATATCAGGATATACCAGAGGAATTAGTGGAAATCTTATTGGATAAGATAATGTGGAAAAATCATCCTTTGGGAAAACCTATTCTCGGAGAAGAAAAGAGCATAGTCAATATTCAAAGAGAAGACCTTTTATCATATATAAATACTTTTTATCGTCCGAACAATCTGGTAATAAGTGCGGCTGGTAATATTAAGACAGAAAAAGTAGTGCTGCAGGCTGAAAAATATTTTAAAACAATTAGAGAAGGTGAAATTAAAAATTATTTACCTGCGAAGGATCATCAGAAAAATACTCAAATAGGGATAAAATTTAAAAAGAGTAATCAGACCCATCTTTCTTTTGGTTTTCCCGGAATTTCTCGCTTGGATCCCGATAAATACTCTCTGGATCTGTTAGATATAATATTGGGTTCGGGATTGAGTTCGCGGCTTTTTCAGAAAATAAGAGTGAAAAAAAGTTTGGCATATGATATCCATTCGTTTGTTCAGTATTTTAACGATATCGGCGCTTTTAATATTTATGCTGGCATCGATTCAAATAAACTGAGAGAAACTATCCAGACAATTTTAGAGGAGCTTAACCAGATAAAAGATAATAATTTAAAAGAAGATGAATTGAGAAAAGCAAAAGAAATGTATAAAGGTGCATTAATCTTAAGTTTGGAAAGCCCCTTAAACCGGGCATTTTGGATGGGGAACAGGATGCTTTTGCACGATAGAGTTTCGACGTTTGACGAAATAAAAGAAAAAATTGAAGAAGTAAAAGTAACAGATATTCAGAAAATGGCACAACATATTTTTATTAAAGATAAAATAAATTTATCTATTGTCGGTCCCTTCAAAGAAAAGGATAAGGAAGAATACAATTCTCTCCTACAAGAATTGTGATTTTATTTGATTACACAGTTAACCCCCAGTTTGCCAATTACCGGTTAGCCAGTTAAAATACAGTAATAAGATATTGTTATAGTACAAGTGATGAGTAATAGTTGAAAAGTAATAAGTTTCGGGTTACAGATTGCAATTTACAAGATGCAAGGTACAAGATAAAAACAAGATAAAAAGCTTGTTTTTAGTTATTAGTTTTTCGTTTTTAGCTTTTCGCCTATACGCTGTACACTATACGCTAATCAAGCATTAACGACTTGTACCATAACAATATCTAATCGACTAATTTAATCGGTGCATTGGCAAATCGGTAAATCGGCGAATTAGTTGATTATATTATGTTGTATCTTGAATTTAATACTAACGACTAACGACGAATTTAATCGGTGAATTGGTAAATTGATGCATAAGGATATAGTAAAATGCCTTTAAAATTAGGAATGGGAGATATTATTAAGTTAAAGAAGAAACATCCTTGCGGTGGTTTCCATTGGGAAATTACCAGGACTGGCATTGATATTGGCATAAAATGTCTTTGCTGTAATAGAAAGGTCCTGGTTCCTCGAGTAAAATTAGAAAGG
This genomic window from Candidatus Atribacteria bacterium contains:
- a CDS encoding insulinase family protein; this translates as MPYVESTAIVFGIGTGSRYEKQKHQGISHLIEHMLFKGTNKRKDTFEISQAIEGIGGEINASTSKEITYLYAKVPKEQFEVAFEVLADIIIDSLIREEDLRVEKNIIVEEIKKYQDIPEELVEILLDKIMWKNHPLGKPILGEEKSIVNIQREDLLSYINTFYRPNNLVISAAGNIKTEKVVLQAEKYFKTIREGEIKNYLPAKDHQKNTQIGIKFKKSNQTHLSFGFPGISRLDPDKYSLDLLDIILGSGLSSRLFQKIRVKKSLAYDIHSFVQYFNDIGAFNIYAGIDSNKLRETIQTILEELNQIKDNNLKEDELRKAKEMYKGALILSLESPLNRAFWMGNRMLLHDRVSTFDEIKEKIEEVKVTDIQKMAQHIFIKDKINLSIVGPFKEKDKEEYNSLLQEL
- a CDS encoding DUF951 domain-containing protein, whose protein sequence is MPLKLGMGDIIKLKKKHPCGGFHWEITRTGIDIGIKCLCCNRKVLVPRVKLERKIREIIPRD